Proteins from a single region of Bacteroidota bacterium:
- the pnp gene encoding polyribonucleotide nucleotidyltransferase, which yields MIPKAINHSFDLGDGRTVTLETGKLARQADGSVVVKIGDTMLLASVVSNLTPKEDIDFFPLSVDYQEKFASAGRIPGGFFKREARPSDTEILTSRLVDRVLRPLFPDGYRNETQVLIYLISADRNIMPDAYAGLAASTALALSDIPFNGPISEVRVAKIDGKLVINPNISELEKATLNLLVGATFKDISMVEGEMKEVSEADMLEAIKFAHEAIKKQIEAINELVKKVGAKPKRAIVAPAEDEVLKEDIRKTTYDKIYAVAKSGNANKHERKKLFAAIFDECIKSSKVLKTFEVLSEKELDRKKKLAKKYYHALENEACRNVILNDGIRLDGRKTTDIRQITSEVGYLPMTHGSALFTRGETQSLTTVTLGTKMDTLTIDGAVIQAERNFMLHYNFPPFSTGEVKMMRGTSRREVGHGNLAQRSLLQVMPPDNPYTIRIVSDILESNGSSSMATVCAGSLALMDAGVQITKPVSGIAMGLITDNKKFAVLSDILGDEDHLGDMDFKVTGTKDGITATQMDLKVDGLPYEVMAKALDQARQGRLHILAEMEKTLSKPREDYKEHAPRIVQLVIAKEFIGAVIGPGGKIIQELQRETGTTIVIEEKDGKGMIDIFSDNKEGIDKAVAKIKGITSVPEAGEIYMGTVKSIMPYGAFVEIMPGKEGLLHISEVDHRRLDTLDGILKEGDQVKVQLLEVDKKTGKLRLSRKALIPRPERKEQQA from the coding sequence ATGATACCAAAAGCAATCAACCACTCCTTCGACCTTGGAGATGGCAGAACAGTAACACTCGAAACCGGAAAACTTGCACGACAAGCCGATGGCTCTGTCGTAGTGAAAATCGGAGACACCATGCTCCTCGCTTCCGTTGTTTCAAACTTAACACCAAAAGAAGACATTGACTTTTTCCCTTTATCTGTTGACTATCAGGAAAAATTTGCGTCCGCAGGAAGAATCCCCGGTGGATTTTTCAAGCGCGAAGCTCGTCCTTCTGATACCGAAATTCTTACCAGCCGATTGGTAGATCGCGTGCTCCGCCCGCTTTTCCCCGATGGATACCGCAATGAAACTCAGGTTTTGATTTATCTTATTTCTGCCGATAGAAATATTATGCCCGATGCGTATGCCGGTCTTGCTGCCTCTACAGCGCTCGCGCTCTCTGATATTCCGTTTAACGGACCCATTTCAGAAGTGCGCGTGGCAAAGATTGACGGCAAACTCGTTATCAATCCTAATATTTCAGAACTGGAAAAAGCAACTCTTAATTTACTTGTTGGTGCAACTTTCAAGGACATTTCCATGGTGGAAGGTGAGATGAAAGAAGTTTCTGAAGCCGATATGCTCGAAGCCATCAAGTTTGCGCACGAAGCCATCAAAAAACAAATTGAGGCGATCAATGAACTTGTAAAGAAAGTCGGAGCAAAACCCAAGCGCGCCATTGTTGCTCCTGCCGAAGATGAAGTATTGAAAGAAGATATTCGCAAAACGACTTATGATAAAATTTATGCAGTTGCTAAATCAGGAAATGCAAACAAGCACGAGCGCAAGAAATTATTCGCAGCAATCTTCGATGAATGTATTAAATCTTCAAAAGTTTTAAAAACTTTTGAAGTCTTATCAGAAAAAGAATTAGACAGAAAAAAGAAACTCGCTAAAAAATATTATCACGCTTTGGAAAATGAAGCATGCCGCAATGTAATTCTCAATGATGGAATCCGTTTGGATGGAAGAAAGACAACTGACATCCGCCAGATAACAAGTGAAGTAGGATATCTCCCTATGACGCACGGTTCGGCATTATTCACCAGAGGAGAAACACAATCGCTCACCACCGTAACGCTCGGAACAAAAATGGATACGCTAACTATTGACGGAGCTGTGATTCAGGCAGAAAGAAATTTTATGCTTCACTACAACTTCCCTCCGTTCTCAACAGGAGAAGTGAAAATGATGCGCGGAACGAGCCGGAGAGAAGTGGGTCATGGAAATCTGGCACAGCGTTCGCTCTTGCAAGTGATGCCTCCTGATAATCCATATACGATTCGTATTGTATCTGATATTCTTGAATCAAATGGTTCGTCTTCTATGGCAACAGTTTGCGCGGGAAGTTTAGCATTGATGGATGCGGGCGTGCAGATTACGAAACCTGTCTCTGGAATCGCGATGGGACTGATCACTGACAATAAAAAGTTTGCTGTGCTTTCAGATATTCTCGGTGATGAAGATCACTTGGGCGATATGGATTTCAAAGTAACAGGAACGAAAGACGGAATCACCGCTACGCAGATGGATTTGAAAGTGGACGGACTTCCTTACGAAGTGATGGCGAAAGCACTCGATCAGGCAAGACAAGGTCGTTTGCACATTCTCGCTGAAATGGAAAAAACATTGTCCAAGCCAAGAGAAGATTATAAAGAGCACGCACCCCGAATTGTTCAGCTTGTTATCGCAAAAGAATTTATTGGAGCTGTGATCGGACCTGGCGGAAAAATAATTCAGGAACTTCAGCGCGAAACAGGAACTACTATCGTGATTGAAGAAAAAGACGGAAAAGGAATGATCGACATTTTCTCTGATAACAAAGAAGGAATTGACAAAGCGGTTGCGAAAATAAAAGGCATCACTTCCGTTCCTGAAGCAGGAGAAATTTACATGGGAACGGTTAAGAGTATAATGCCTTACGGAGCATTTGTAGAGATCATGCCAGGCAAAGAAGGGCTCCTGCATATTTCAGAAGTTGACCACAGGCGTTTGGATACGCTGGATGGAATCCTGAAAGAAGGAGACCAGGTGAAGGTTCAGCTTCTCGAAGTTGACAAGAAAACCGGCAAACTCCGGCTTTCAAGAAAAGCGTTGATTCCAAGACCTGAGCGGAAGGAGCAGCAGGCATAA
- a CDS encoding sigma-70 family RNA polymerase sigma factor codes for MRQLKITKQITNRETASLEKYLHEISREGLITAEEEVELAKKIHAGDIAALDKMVRSNLRFVVSVSKQYQNQGLSLPDLINEGNLGLIKAAQRFDETRGFKFISYAVWWIRQSILQALAEQARIVRLPLNKIGSINKVNKVFSKLEQKFEREPTHDEIAETLGVLLDDVKDSVRNTGKHISMDAPLLSSEDDAGNMYEVLTSEDNPKPDGMLLSESLRKEIERALGTLSNREADVLRLYFGLHGGPAQTLEEIGEKFALTRERVRQIKEKAIRRLKHSSRSKLLKAYLG; via the coding sequence ATGCGTCAGCTAAAAATAACCAAGCAAATCACCAACCGCGAAACCGCTTCGCTGGAAAAATATTTGCATGAGATCAGCCGCGAGGGATTAATCACTGCCGAGGAAGAGGTGGAACTTGCAAAAAAAATTCATGCAGGAGATATCGCAGCGCTGGACAAAATGGTTCGGTCAAATCTTCGTTTCGTAGTTTCTGTTTCCAAGCAATATCAGAATCAGGGATTGAGTTTGCCCGACCTTATCAACGAAGGCAATCTCGGTTTGATAAAAGCCGCACAGCGCTTTGACGAAACACGCGGATTCAAATTTATTTCTTACGCAGTGTGGTGGATTCGGCAATCCATTCTTCAGGCACTGGCAGAGCAGGCGAGAATTGTACGGTTGCCGCTTAATAAAATCGGTTCGATTAATAAAGTAAATAAAGTTTTTTCTAAACTCGAACAAAAATTTGAACGCGAACCCACTCACGATGAAATTGCCGAAACACTTGGCGTTCTTCTTGATGATGTGAAAGATTCAGTTCGCAACACAGGCAAGCATATTTCCATGGACGCACCGCTTCTTTCCAGCGAAGATGACGCGGGCAATATGTATGAAGTGCTCACCAGTGAAGACAATCCGAAACCTGACGGCATGTTGCTCAGTGAATCGCTCCGCAAAGAAATTGAGCGCGCGCTCGGAACACTTTCTAACCGTGAAGCAGATGTGCTGCGTTTGTATTTTGGTTTGCATGGCGGACCTGCGCAAACGCTGGAAGAGATTGGAGAAAAATTTGCACTTACCCGCGAACGCGTCAGGC
- the rpsO gene encoding 30S ribosomal protein S15 translates to MPVTKELKKEFAKTHGKSDKDSGSSEVQISLFTHRINHLTEHLNRFKQDKATQRSLLLLVSKRKHLLDYMKRTNLEKYRALLKTLEIRK, encoded by the coding sequence ATGCCAGTAACCAAAGAACTCAAAAAGGAATTCGCAAAAACGCACGGCAAATCCGACAAAGACAGCGGCTCGTCCGAAGTGCAGATTTCCCTTTTCACGCACCGCATCAATCACCTCACCGAGCACCTTAACCGTTTCAAGCAAGACAAAGCCACGCAGCGCTCTCTTCTTTTGCTCGTAAGCAAGCGCAAGCACCTGCTTGACTACATGAAGCGCACCAATCTTGAAAAGTATCGCGCGCTTTTAAAGACACTTGAAATCAGGAAGTAA